One Mycolicibacterium goodii genomic region harbors:
- the rplP gene encoding 50S ribosomal protein L16: MLIPRKVKHRKQHHPAQRGIASGGTSVSFGDYGIQALEHAYITNRQIESARIAINRHIKRGGKVWINIFPDRPLTKKPAETRMGSGKGSPEWWVANVKPGRVLFELSYPDEKTARDALTRAIHKLPIKARIVTREEQF; the protein is encoded by the coding sequence ATGCTGATTCCCCGCAAGGTCAAGCACCGCAAGCAGCATCACCCCGCCCAGCGTGGCATCGCCAGTGGCGGCACGTCGGTGAGCTTCGGTGACTACGGCATCCAGGCACTGGAGCACGCCTACATCACCAACCGGCAGATCGAGTCCGCTCGTATCGCCATCAACCGGCACATCAAGCGTGGCGGCAAGGTGTGGATCAACATCTTCCCGGACCGCCCGCTCACCAAGAAACCCGCCGAGACCCGTATGGGTTCCGGTAAGGGTTCGCCGGAGTGGTGGGTCGCCAACGTCAAGCCCGGACGCGTGCTGTTCGAGCTGAGCTACCCCGATGAGAAGACCGCCCGGGACGCACTGACCCGCGCGATCCACAAGTTGCCGATCAAGGCACGCATCGTGACCCGAGAGGAGCAGTTCTGA
- the rpsC gene encoding 30S ribosomal protein S3 gives MGQKINPHGFRLGITTEWKSRWYADKQYKDYVKEDVAIRKLLATGLERAGIADVEIERTRDRVRVDIHTARPGIVIGRRGTEADRIRADLEKLTGKQVQLNILEVKNPESQAQLVAQGVAEQLSNRVAFRRAMRKAIQSAMRQPNVKGIRVQCSGRLGGAEMSRSEFYREGRVPLHTLRADIDYGLYEAKTTFGRIGVKVWIYKGDIVGGKRELAAAAPAADRPRRERPSGTRPRRSGSAGTTATSTEAGRAATDAPAVETAAAAEAPAESTES, from the coding sequence GTGGGCCAGAAGATCAATCCCCACGGTTTCCGCCTCGGCATCACCACCGAGTGGAAGTCCCGCTGGTACGCCGACAAGCAGTACAAGGATTACGTCAAGGAAGACGTCGCGATCCGCAAGCTGCTGGCCACCGGCCTTGAGCGGGCCGGCATCGCCGATGTGGAGATCGAGCGCACCCGTGACCGGGTCCGCGTTGACATCCACACCGCGCGTCCCGGCATCGTCATCGGTCGCCGTGGCACCGAGGCCGACCGCATCCGCGCCGACCTGGAGAAGCTGACCGGCAAGCAGGTTCAGCTGAACATCCTCGAGGTGAAAAACCCCGAGTCGCAGGCTCAGCTGGTCGCGCAGGGTGTCGCCGAGCAGCTGAGCAACCGTGTCGCGTTCCGTCGCGCCATGCGTAAGGCCATCCAGTCGGCCATGCGTCAGCCCAACGTGAAGGGCATCCGCGTGCAGTGCTCGGGCCGCCTCGGCGGCGCCGAGATGAGCCGCTCGGAGTTCTACCGCGAGGGCCGGGTCCCGCTGCACACGCTGCGGGCCGACATCGATTACGGCCTGTACGAGGCCAAGACCACCTTCGGCCGGATCGGCGTGAAGGTGTGGATCTACAAGGGCGACATCGTCGGTGGCAAGCGCGAGCTGGCCGCTGCCGCACCGGCTGCCGACCGGCCGCGTCGTGAGCGTCCGTCGGGCACCCGGCCGCGTCGTAGCGGTTCCGCGGGCACCACGGCGACGAGCACCGAAGCCGGCCGTGCAGCCACAGATGCACCGGCCGTCGAGACCGCGGCTGCTGCCGAGGCGCCCGCCGAGAGCACGGAGAGCTGA
- the rplV gene encoding 50S ribosomal protein L22, giving the protein MSTVIEYPSATAKARYVRVSASKARRVIDLVRGKSVEEALDILRWAPQAASEPVAKVIASAAANAQNNEGLDPATLVVATVYADEGPTAKRIRPRAQGRAFRIRKRTSHITVIVESRPSRSDRGASAASARSRRAQGSKASAAAKAAASDTATKKSAETKEGSE; this is encoded by the coding sequence ATGAGCACAGTTATTGAATATCCGTCCGCGACGGCGAAGGCGCGCTACGTGCGCGTCTCGGCCTCCAAGGCCCGCCGCGTCATCGACCTGGTCCGCGGCAAGAGCGTCGAGGAAGCCCTCGACATCCTGCGGTGGGCGCCGCAGGCCGCCAGCGAGCCGGTCGCCAAGGTGATCGCGAGCGCTGCCGCCAACGCGCAGAACAACGAGGGGCTCGACCCGGCGACCCTGGTGGTCGCCACCGTCTACGCCGACGAGGGCCCCACCGCCAAGCGCATCCGTCCGCGTGCCCAGGGCCGTGCCTTCCGGATCCGCAAGCGCACCAGCCACATCACCGTGATCGTGGAGAGTCGTCCGAGTCGTTCCGACCGGGGCGCCTCCGCCGCCTCGGCGCGTAGCCGTCGTGCGCAGGGCAGCAAGGCTTCTGCTGCCGCGAAGGCAGCAGCGTCGGACACTGCCACGAAGAAGTCTGCCGAGACGAAGGAGGGCTCGGAGTAG
- the rpsS gene encoding 30S ribosomal protein S19: MPRSLKKGPFVDDHLLKKVDVQNEKNTKQVIKTWSRRSTIIPDFIGHTFAVHDGRKHVPVFVTEAMVGHKLGEFAPTRTFKGHIKDDRKSKRR, from the coding sequence ATGCCTCGCAGTCTCAAGAAAGGTCCGTTCGTCGACGACCATCTCCTGAAGAAGGTCGACGTTCAGAACGAGAAGAACACCAAGCAGGTCATCAAGACCTGGTCGCGTCGGTCGACCATCATCCCGGACTTCATCGGACACACCTTTGCGGTGCACGACGGCCGCAAGCATGTCCCGGTGTTCGTCACCGAGGCGATGGTCGGACACAAGCTCGGCGAGTTCGCCCCGACGCGCACCTTCAAGGGTCACATCAAGGACGACCGGAAGAGCAAGCGTCGATGA
- the rplB gene encoding 50S ribosomal protein L2, with product MGIRKYKPTTPGRRGASVSDFAEITRSTPEKSLVRPLHGKGGRNAHGRITTRHKGGGHKRAYRVIDFRRHDKDGVNAKVAHIEYDPNRTANIALLHYLDGEKRYIIAPQGLKQGDVIESGANADIKPGNNLPLRNIPAGTVIHAVELRPGGGAKLARSAGVSIQLLGKEGTYAALRMPSGEIRRVDVRCRATVGEVGNAEQSNINWGKAGRMRWKGKRPTVRGVVMNPVDHPHGGGEGKTSGGRHPVSPWGKPEGRTRKPNKPSDKLIVRRRRTGKKR from the coding sequence ATGGGAATTCGCAAGTACAAGCCGACGACTCCGGGTCGTCGCGGTGCCAGCGTCTCCGATTTCGCCGAGATCACTCGCTCGACTCCGGAGAAGTCGCTGGTTCGCCCGCTGCACGGCAAGGGTGGCCGTAACGCACACGGCCGCATCACCACCCGGCACAAGGGCGGTGGCCACAAGCGCGCCTACCGCGTGATCGACTTCCGTCGCCACGACAAGGACGGCGTCAACGCCAAGGTCGCGCACATCGAGTACGACCCGAACCGCACCGCGAACATCGCGCTGCTGCACTACCTGGACGGCGAGAAGCGCTACATCATCGCGCCGCAGGGCCTCAAGCAGGGCGACGTGATCGAGTCGGGCGCCAACGCCGACATCAAGCCCGGCAACAACCTGCCGCTGCGCAACATCCCCGCCGGCACCGTCATCCACGCCGTGGAGCTGCGTCCCGGTGGCGGTGCGAAACTGGCCCGCTCCGCCGGTGTCAGCATCCAGCTGCTGGGTAAGGAAGGCACCTACGCCGCGCTGCGTATGCCGTCGGGTGAGATCCGTCGCGTCGACGTGCGCTGCCGCGCCACCGTCGGTGAGGTGGGCAACGCCGAGCAGTCGAACATCAACTGGGGCAAAGCCGGCCGCATGCGGTGGAAGGGCAAGCGCCCCACCGTTCGTGGTGTCGTGATGAACCCGGTCGACCACCCGCACGGCGGTGGTGAGGGTAAGACCTCCGGTGGTCGCCACCCGGTGAGCCCGTGGGGCAAGCCCGAGGGCCGCACCCGCAAGCCCAACAAGCCGAGCGACAAGCTCATCGTCCGTCGCCGGCGCACCGGCAAGAAGCGCTAG
- the rplW gene encoding 50S ribosomal protein L23: MATITDPRDIILAPVISEKSYGLIEDNVYTFVVHPDSNKTQIKIAIEKIFDVKVDSVNTANRQGKRKRTRTGFGRRKSTKRAIVKLAAGSKPIDLFGAPA, from the coding sequence ATGGCAACGATTACAGACCCCCGCGACATCATCCTGGCCCCGGTCATCTCGGAGAAGTCGTACGGGCTGATCGAGGACAACGTGTACACGTTCGTGGTGCACCCGGATTCGAACAAGACGCAGATCAAGATCGCGATCGAGAAGATCTTCGACGTCAAGGTCGATTCGGTGAACACCGCCAACCGTCAGGGCAAGCGCAAGCGCACGCGCACCGGTTTCGGTAGGCGCAAGAGCACCAAGCGCGCCATCGTGAAGCTGGCCGCAGGCAGCAAGCCCATCGACCTGTTCGGAGCGCCGGCCTAG
- the rplD gene encoding 50S ribosomal protein L4, translating to MTLKVDVKTPAGKTDGSVELPAELFDVEPNIALMHQVVTAQLAAKRQGTHSTKTRGEVSGGGKKPYRQKGTGRARQGSTRAPQFTGGGTVHGPKPRDYSQRTPKKMIAAALRGALSDRARNDRIHAVTELVEGQTPSTKSAKTFLGTLTENKKVLVVIGRTDEVGAKSVRNLPGVHVISPDQLNTYDVLNADDVVFSVEALNAYISANSKDQKEGASV from the coding sequence ATGACACTCAAAGTTGACGTGAAGACGCCGGCCGGTAAGACGGACGGTTCTGTCGAGCTGCCCGCCGAGCTGTTCGACGTCGAGCCCAACATCGCGCTGATGCACCAGGTGGTCACCGCACAGCTGGCCGCCAAGCGTCAGGGCACGCACTCGACCAAGACCCGCGGCGAGGTCTCCGGCGGCGGCAAGAAGCCGTACCGCCAGAAGGGCACCGGCCGCGCGCGTCAGGGTTCGACCCGTGCGCCGCAGTTCACCGGTGGTGGCACCGTCCACGGCCCGAAGCCGCGCGACTACAGCCAGCGGACCCCGAAGAAGATGATCGCCGCCGCCCTGCGCGGTGCGCTGAGCGACCGGGCCCGCAACGACCGGATCCACGCGGTCACCGAACTCGTCGAGGGCCAGACCCCGTCGACCAAGAGCGCCAAGACGTTCTTGGGGACGCTGACGGAAAACAAGAAGGTGCTCGTCGTCATCGGCCGTACCGATGAGGTCGGCGCCAAGAGCGTGCGCAATCTGCCTGGCGTCCACGTGATCTCGCCCGATCAGCTGAACACCTACGACGTGCTCAACGCCGACGACGTGGTGTTCTCGGTCGAGGCTCTGAACGCCTACATCAGCGCGAACAGCAAGGACCAAAAAGAAGGGGCGTCCGTCTGA
- the rplC gene encoding 50S ribosomal protein L3 encodes MARKGILGTKLGMTQVFDENNKVVPVTVVKAGPNVVTRIRTPERDGYSAVQLAYGEISPRKVTKPVAGQFAAAGVNPRRHVAELRLDDEAAVAEYEVGQELTAEIFSDGAYVDVTGTSKGKGFAGTMKRHGFRGQGAAHGAQAVHRRPGSIGGCATPGRVFKGTRMSGRMGNDRVTTQNLKVHKVDAENGVLLIKGAIPGRNGGLVVVRSAIKRGEK; translated from the coding sequence ATGGCTAGAAAAGGCATTTTGGGCACCAAGCTGGGCATGACGCAGGTGTTCGACGAGAACAACAAAGTCGTCCCGGTGACCGTCGTCAAGGCCGGTCCGAACGTGGTGACCCGTATCCGCACCCCCGAGCGTGACGGCTACAGCGCCGTGCAGCTCGCTTACGGCGAGATCAGCCCCCGCAAGGTGACCAAGCCCGTCGCGGGTCAGTTCGCCGCCGCGGGCGTGAACCCGCGCCGTCACGTCGCCGAGCTGCGTCTCGACGACGAGGCCGCCGTCGCCGAGTACGAGGTCGGCCAGGAACTGACCGCTGAGATCTTCAGCGACGGTGCCTACGTCGACGTCACCGGCACGAGCAAGGGCAAGGGCTTCGCCGGCACCATGAAGCGCCACGGCTTCCGTGGCCAGGGCGCCGCGCACGGTGCCCAGGCCGTGCACCGTCGTCCCGGCTCGATCGGTGGCTGCGCCACCCCCGGCCGCGTGTTCAAAGGCACCCGGATGTCGGGCCGCATGGGCAACGACCGCGTGACGACGCAGAACCTGAAGGTGCACAAGGTCGACGCCGAGAACGGCGTGCTGTTGATCAAGGGCGCCATCCCCGGACGCAACGGTGGTCTGGTGGTTGTCCGCAGCGCAATCAAGCGAGGCGAGAAGTAA
- the rpsJ gene encoding 30S ribosomal protein S10, with protein MAGQKIRIRLKAYDHEAIDASARKIVETVTRTGASVVGPVPLPTEKNVYCVIRSPHKYKDSREHFEMRTHKRLIDILDPTPKTVDALMRIDLPASVDVNIQ; from the coding sequence GTGGCGGGACAGAAGATCCGCATCAGGCTCAAGGCCTACGACCATGAGGCCATTGACGCCTCTGCGCGCAAGATCGTCGAAACGGTCACCCGTACCGGCGCCAGTGTGGTGGGCCCTGTGCCGCTGCCGACCGAGAAGAACGTGTACTGCGTCATTCGGTCTCCGCACAAGTACAAGGACTCGCGGGAGCACTTCGAGATGCGCACGCACAAGCGGTTGATCGACATCCTCGACCCGACGCCCAAGACCGTTGACGCTCTCATGCGCATCGATCTGCCGGCCAGTGTCGACGTCAACATCCAGTAG
- a CDS encoding hotdog fold domain-containing protein: MTHSTSTYRAWQRLAGVPLGSRLFTAAAVARVPYFASITPHVVHMEPGRAEVTVPKWFLIHNHLHTVHAIASCNAAEMAMGMLMEATVPTTHRWIPKGMNVSYLEKATTSLRATARLTPPDFASITEGTDIVVAVSVTDGHGVEVVHADITTWVTPA; encoded by the coding sequence ATGACACACTCCACCAGCACCTACCGGGCCTGGCAGCGGCTGGCGGGCGTACCGCTGGGCTCGCGCCTGTTCACCGCGGCGGCCGTGGCGCGCGTGCCGTATTTCGCCTCGATCACGCCGCACGTCGTCCATATGGAACCGGGCCGAGCCGAGGTGACGGTGCCCAAGTGGTTCCTCATCCACAACCACCTGCACACCGTGCACGCCATCGCGTCGTGCAACGCGGCCGAGATGGCGATGGGCATGCTCATGGAGGCGACCGTGCCCACGACGCACCGCTGGATCCCGAAAGGGATGAACGTCTCCTACCTGGAGAAGGCCACGACCTCGTTGCGCGCCACGGCCCGGCTCACCCCACCCGACTTCGCGTCGATCACCGAGGGCACCGACATCGTCGTCGCGGTCAGCGTCACCGACGGGCACGGTGTCGAGGTGGTGCACGCCGACATCACGACGTGGGTGACCCCGGCCTGA
- a CDS encoding ATP-binding protein, giving the protein MNEPCRADELRTLFLFEHLSDAQLETLCAVGRIERHPPGVLFRKGEPAERFYVLLEGELLMTGRAGGVDVLTNRTSQRGVYCGAWSAYVADAERRYEVSIELIRPSRFFVLDADDFARFMQSEFPMAVHLLAGHTLGGLRQRQLLGQQEKLLALGSITAGLTHQLNNPAAAIARAVNDLRATITQLRHELATVIERVPSTETLLGLMTVQDELIEQLPKTQVRRSPVECADLEEEIGDWFDRNGVADGWRHAPTMVEAGLDAEWLERVAQSVDAPGGKVLPAAMSWLAYTVDTELRMREAAEASGRISALLAGAEQYSQMDRGAYQSVDVHELLRSTLMVFGDRIGDGKPIRLTCDWDDPLPEILCYPGDLNQVWTNLIDNAVEAMDGEGTLTIRTARDGDNIVRIEFCDDGRGIPESDLDRVFTPFFTTKPAGKGSGLGLDIVWRVVVDKHRGDMSVRSVPGDTRFVVRLPLVAPPPHVSTSPDQ; this is encoded by the coding sequence ATGAACGAGCCGTGCCGCGCCGACGAGCTGCGCACCCTGTTCCTGTTCGAACACCTGTCGGACGCGCAACTTGAGACACTCTGCGCGGTGGGGCGGATCGAGCGGCACCCGCCGGGTGTGCTGTTCCGCAAGGGGGAGCCGGCGGAGCGTTTCTACGTGTTGCTCGAGGGCGAACTGTTGATGACCGGCCGGGCCGGTGGCGTCGACGTGCTCACCAACCGCACCTCGCAGCGCGGCGTGTACTGCGGCGCGTGGTCGGCGTACGTCGCCGATGCCGAGCGCCGCTACGAGGTTTCGATCGAACTGATCCGCCCGTCACGGTTTTTCGTCCTCGACGCCGACGATTTCGCGCGGTTCATGCAGTCGGAGTTCCCGATGGCCGTGCACCTGCTGGCCGGACACACCTTGGGCGGGCTGCGTCAGCGGCAACTGCTAGGGCAGCAGGAGAAGCTGCTGGCGCTGGGATCGATCACCGCGGGACTGACCCACCAACTCAACAACCCCGCGGCCGCGATCGCCCGCGCCGTCAACGACCTGCGCGCCACCATCACCCAGTTGCGTCACGAACTCGCCACGGTCATCGAGCGCGTGCCGTCCACGGAAACCCTGCTGGGTCTCATGACGGTCCAGGACGAGCTCATCGAGCAACTTCCCAAGACCCAGGTCCGACGCAGCCCGGTGGAATGCGCGGATCTCGAAGAGGAGATCGGCGACTGGTTCGACCGCAACGGCGTCGCCGACGGATGGCGGCACGCGCCGACGATGGTCGAGGCGGGCCTCGACGCGGAGTGGCTCGAACGCGTGGCGCAATCTGTCGATGCACCCGGCGGGAAAGTGCTGCCCGCGGCCATGAGCTGGCTGGCGTACACCGTCGACACCGAGTTGCGTATGCGCGAGGCCGCGGAGGCCAGCGGCCGCATCTCAGCCCTGCTGGCCGGTGCCGAGCAGTACTCGCAGATGGACCGCGGCGCCTACCAGAGCGTCGACGTCCACGAGCTGTTGCGCAGCACCCTCATGGTCTTCGGGGACCGGATCGGCGACGGCAAGCCGATCCGGCTGACCTGCGACTGGGATGATCCTCTCCCCGAAATCCTTTGCTACCCAGGAGATCTGAACCAGGTGTGGACCAACCTCATCGACAATGCCGTCGAAGCGATGGACGGTGAGGGAACGTTGACCATACGGACCGCCCGCGACGGCGACAACATCGTGCGCATCGAGTTCTGCGACGACGGGCGCGGCATCCCCGAAAGCGACCTCGACCGGGTGTTCACGCCGTTCTTCACCACCAAGCCGGCAGGAAAGGGATCGGGGCTTGGCCTCGACATCGTCTGGCGGGTGGTCGTCGACAAGCACCGTGGGGACATGTCGGTGCGGTCCGTACCCGGAGACACCCGGTTCGTCGTGCGGCTGCCGCTGGTCGCGCCCCCGCCACACGTGTCGACGTCGCCGGATCAGTGA
- a CDS encoding nuclear transport factor 2 family protein, whose translation MALTTPDARQFAAAWVTAWNAHDVEAVLAHFHDDVVFSSPVAARVLPDSGGVVRGKDALRTYWTTALAGMPDLHFEIVDVYQGQYTLVIQYRNQRGGLVNEVLIFDGDLVREGHGTYLD comes from the coding sequence ATGGCACTCACGACACCGGACGCGCGGCAGTTCGCCGCAGCCTGGGTGACGGCGTGGAACGCCCACGACGTCGAGGCGGTGCTCGCGCACTTCCACGACGACGTGGTGTTCAGCTCACCCGTCGCCGCGCGCGTGTTGCCCGACAGCGGCGGCGTCGTCCGCGGAAAGGACGCGCTGCGGACCTACTGGACCACGGCGCTGGCCGGCATGCCGGACCTGCACTTCGAGATCGTCGACGTCTACCAGGGGCAGTACACCCTGGTGATCCAGTACCGCAATCAGCGTGGCGGGCTCGTCAACGAGGTGCTGATCTTCGACGGCGACCTGGTGCGTGAGGGCCACGGCACATATCTGGACTAG
- a CDS encoding carboxylesterase/lipase family protein has translation MRRARQVSAVLFGLVIGLAGCRAAEDRPEAVTDPAVVHTKSGTLRGVVADGHRLFAGIPYAAPPVGALRFASPEPAANWAGERDATRPGPRCVQDPDADLEHGDNSGEDCLTLNVWTPPTGEGRRPVMVWIHGGGFVNGSSDVYDASRLASRGDIVVVTVNYRLGTLGFLAHPALGAPGEVGNYGIADQQAALRWVRDNIAAFGGDPEHVTLAGESAGGTSVCDHLVAPGSAGLFDAAILMSAPCQVQTDLATAERRSIAYATDAGCPDPATAGDCLRGLPVDRLRNPVWYFNIGSDQMTTPVTGTAMLPRAPLSTLDDAADVPVLLGTTRDEFTLFVALRYLRQGQRFTPEEYPELLRQTFGADAAAVAVHYPPDRYGGVPQAYSAAVTDSAFSCVAERMADELPGRVYAYEFNDRSAPAPEVMRTLPFPVGASHSLELRYLFDVGGAPPLNPAQQALADQMIAYWSAFVRTGDPSGEGQPQWPAFDGQWMSLRPDGSRLASDFGEVHQCPFWAGLKGR, from the coding sequence ATGCGTCGGGCCCGGCAGGTGAGCGCGGTGCTGTTCGGGCTGGTGATCGGGTTGGCCGGCTGTCGCGCCGCCGAGGATCGACCCGAGGCCGTCACGGACCCCGCCGTCGTACACACGAAGTCCGGAACGCTCCGCGGCGTGGTTGCTGACGGCCATCGACTGTTCGCCGGAATCCCGTATGCCGCGCCCCCGGTGGGTGCCCTGCGGTTCGCCAGCCCCGAACCCGCCGCGAACTGGGCCGGCGAACGTGACGCGACCCGACCTGGCCCACGCTGCGTCCAGGACCCCGACGCCGACCTCGAACACGGTGACAACTCCGGCGAGGACTGCCTGACGCTCAACGTGTGGACGCCTCCGACGGGAGAGGGCCGACGGCCGGTGATGGTGTGGATTCACGGCGGCGGCTTCGTCAACGGCAGCAGCGACGTCTATGACGCCTCCCGGCTCGCGTCGCGCGGCGACATCGTCGTCGTCACCGTCAACTACCGGCTCGGCACCCTCGGATTTCTGGCCCACCCGGCACTCGGGGCGCCGGGCGAGGTCGGCAACTACGGCATCGCCGACCAGCAGGCGGCGCTGCGGTGGGTGCGCGACAACATTGCCGCATTCGGCGGCGACCCCGAACATGTCACGCTCGCAGGCGAATCGGCCGGCGGGACATCGGTGTGTGACCACCTGGTCGCGCCAGGGTCTGCCGGGCTGTTCGACGCCGCCATCCTCATGAGCGCACCTTGCCAGGTGCAGACCGACCTGGCGACCGCCGAGCGGCGCAGCATCGCCTATGCGACAGACGCGGGCTGTCCCGACCCGGCGACGGCCGGAGACTGCCTCCGCGGGCTTCCTGTCGACCGGCTCCGCAACCCGGTGTGGTACTTCAACATCGGCAGTGACCAGATGACCACACCCGTCACCGGCACCGCGATGCTGCCGCGCGCCCCGCTGTCCACCCTCGACGATGCGGCAGACGTGCCGGTGCTGCTCGGCACCACGCGAGACGAGTTCACGCTCTTCGTGGCCCTGCGTTATCTGCGCCAGGGGCAGCGATTCACGCCGGAGGAATATCCCGAGCTGTTGCGGCAGACGTTCGGTGCCGACGCCGCAGCGGTCGCGGTCCACTATCCGCCGGATCGTTACGGCGGTGTGCCACAGGCATATTCGGCCGCTGTGACCGACAGCGCGTTCTCGTGCGTCGCCGAGCGGATGGCCGACGAACTGCCCGGTCGGGTGTACGCCTACGAGTTCAACGACCGCAGCGCCCCCGCCCCGGAGGTCATGCGGACCCTGCCGTTCCCGGTCGGCGCGAGCCACTCACTGGAACTGCGCTATCTTTTCGACGTCGGCGGAGCGCCACCGCTCAACCCGGCGCAGCAGGCACTGGCGGATCAGATGATCGCGTACTGGAGCGCGTTCGTCCGTACCGGCGACCCGTCGGGGGAAGGGCAGCCGCAGTGGCCGGCCTTCGACGGGCAGTGGATGTCGTTGCGGCCGGACGGCAGCCGTCTGGCGAGCGATTTCGGCGAGGTGCATCAATGCCCGTTCTGGGCGGGACTGAAGGGGAGATGA
- a CDS encoding cytochrome P450 translates to MSTPTMDDAAKVLADPKAYADDARLHEALARLRAENPVAWVDHGPYRPFWAITKHADIMAIERANDLWLSAPRPLLVTAEADDLSRAQQEMGIGLRTLIHMDDPHHRKVRAIGADWFRPKAMRELKVRVDELARIYVDKMRDIGPECDFVTDIAVNFPLYVILSLLGLPEEDFGRMHMLTQEMFGGDDDEYKRGTTPEEQMAVLTDFFNYFAALTASRREHPTDDLASAIANGRVDGELMSDMDTLSYYVIVASAGHDTTKDAISGGLHALIGNPGELARLKADPGLMGTAVEEMIRWSTPVKEFMRTAAADTVVRGVPIAKGESVYLSYVSGNRDEEVFTDPFRFDVGRDPNKHLAFGYGVHFCLGAALARMEINSLFSELLPRLDSIGLAGKPELSATTFVGGLKHLPIRYLIR, encoded by the coding sequence ATGAGCACACCGACCATGGATGACGCCGCGAAGGTGCTGGCCGACCCGAAGGCCTACGCCGACGATGCCCGGCTGCACGAGGCCTTGGCCAGGCTGCGGGCCGAGAATCCGGTGGCATGGGTGGACCATGGCCCGTACCGGCCGTTCTGGGCGATCACCAAGCACGCCGACATCATGGCCATCGAGCGGGCGAACGATCTGTGGCTGTCGGCTCCCCGGCCCCTACTGGTGACCGCCGAGGCAGACGACCTGAGCCGGGCGCAGCAGGAAATGGGCATCGGACTGCGCACGCTGATCCACATGGACGATCCGCACCACCGCAAGGTGCGGGCCATCGGTGCGGACTGGTTCCGGCCGAAGGCCATGCGAGAGCTGAAGGTTCGGGTCGACGAGCTGGCCAGGATCTACGTCGACAAGATGCGCGACATCGGCCCGGAGTGTGATTTCGTCACCGACATCGCGGTGAACTTCCCGCTGTACGTGATCCTGTCGCTGCTCGGCCTGCCCGAGGAGGACTTCGGGCGGATGCACATGCTGACCCAGGAGATGTTCGGCGGCGACGACGACGAATACAAGCGCGGGACCACGCCGGAAGAGCAGATGGCCGTGTTGACCGACTTCTTCAATTACTTTGCGGCGCTGACCGCCTCACGGCGAGAGCACCCGACCGACGATCTCGCGTCGGCGATCGCCAACGGTCGCGTCGACGGCGAGCTGATGTCGGACATGGACACGCTGTCCTACTACGTCATCGTCGCCAGCGCTGGTCACGACACCACCAAGGACGCCATCTCGGGCGGCCTCCACGCCCTCATCGGGAATCCGGGTGAACTCGCGCGACTCAAGGCCGATCCAGGCCTGATGGGCACCGCGGTCGAGGAGATGATTCGGTGGAGTACGCCGGTCAAGGAGTTCATGCGCACGGCCGCCGCAGACACCGTGGTGCGCGGAGTGCCGATCGCGAAAGGTGAATCCGTCTACCTCTCTTATGTTTCCGGCAACCGGGATGAAGAGGTGTTCACCGATCCATTCCGCTTCGATGTCGGCCGCGATCCGAACAAGCACCTGGCGTTCGGGTACGGCGTGCACTTCTGCCTGGGCGCTGCGTTGGCACGCATGGAGATCAACAGCTTGTTCAGCGAGTTGTTGCCGCGCCTGGATTCTATCGGATTGGCCGGTAAGCCAGAGCTTTCCGCGACGACGTTCGTCGGCGGGCTCAAGCACCTGCCGATTCGTTACTTGATCCGCTGA